One genomic segment of Alosa sapidissima isolate fAloSap1 chromosome 13, fAloSap1.pri, whole genome shotgun sequence includes these proteins:
- the LOC121680763 gene encoding FAST kinase domain-containing protein 5, mitochondrial, with the protein MSARVLSRRLARLYLHATPRQAVAFVRGRSFDSDNAEKAQQQREEEDEEKDAPSLLLAGQYTLQYNPSAYYRPVVRIGKSVPQGQSKTLDESPQLGLAPALRQQSNIYSISSSRHLSITKNTLLDLAFSRDNGAKDKAATPLPSQDVPPDVQVDPRAFQLCRPEYRSFTHDLSSRPPTLPSKQTSLILHKVTVLKGSMMPADIARFLCDLGALPAQQTPLVRGDSRFYMLLRYSVESLQGFTNVQLLDVLRALVLLGLPPTHSMLELYEAEFVRRAAGLELHQLLLAADLWRCLGRTVTRYLERLGDCISVHFCQVGAPELVELVYLLGEGRRCSSSLLQPLEYMLVKHLDKLHPEEVGALCLGLFKAQCGLSGGAVRRLVDRALGVVGEMSDFALVNVMKLLRFSHLDHVAWLEAMGTEIPRRAPRMGVQGLMHVVLACSALHYRDSRILLPVAKRVPDIAPHCRSKDACKMLWAFGTLGLHPRQCPGLYATLTEVLRQREADFQRYPEHLLTALLGLAFAGQFPHDLLALALSPEFVSRASASQRMELRMDLFTLDGTVGLELPQWTGPRLGGSVRDEVTRLLWDFAREDVCRKPEVLEAEAALQELLGGERFIRKHMILPHTRSIDLEVRLDPQGQPLPVVSEEEEESRGDADLPHSSVDRYLDQGHSGVTLTDDLLAQLTNRRKPTTQAPPPSPPPLLRNVEPEGEHEGVFSVGVDLTDGLLGSLTKPRPQTRQRLERTILQIAVQVSNRNHYGYRSQQLLGLHALKRRQLALAGYHVVELPYWEWFPLLRRSRTEKLAYLHCKIFGSLKE; encoded by the coding sequence ATGTCTGCACGGGTTCTAAGCAGGCGTTTGGCTCGCCTCTACCTTCATGCCACCCCCAGGCAAGCGGTTGCCTTTGTCAGGGGCCGCAGCTTTGACTCTGACAATGCAGAGAAGGCACAGCAGCAGcgggaagaggaggatgaagagaaggATGCGCCGTCTTTGCTTCTGGCGGGGCAGTACACGCTGCAGTATAATCCCTCGGCCTACTATCGGCCTGTGGTAAGGATAGGGAAGTCCGTCCCCCAGGGCCAGTCAAAGACTCTGGATGAGTCGCCCCAGCTTGGCCTTGCTCCCGCTCTCCGACAGCAGAGCAACATCTACAGCATCAGCTCATCCCGCCACCTCTCCATCACCAAGAACACACTACTGGATCTTGCATTCAGCAGAGACAACGGCGCTAAGGACAAGGCTGCCACCCCTCTGCCCTCCCAAGATGTTCCTCCGGACGTCCAGGTGGATCCCCGTGCCTTCCAGCTGTGCCGACCGGAGTACCGCAGCTTCACCCACGACCTCTCCTCAAGGCCCCCCACTCTTCCATCGAAACAGACCTCCCTGATCCTGCACAAGGTGACTGTGCTCAAGGGCAGCATGATGCCGGCGGACATTGCTCGCTTCCTGTGCGACCTGGGCGCACTGCCCGCGCAGCAGACGCCACTCGTCCGCGGCGATTCGCGTTTCTATATGCTGCTGCGCTACAGCGTGGAGTCCCTGCAGGGCTTCACCAACGTCCAGCTCCTGGACGTGCTGCGAGCGCTGGTGCTGCTGGGCCTGCCGCCGACCCACAGCATGCTGGAGCTCTACGAGGCCGAGTTTGTGCGCCGGGCGGCTGGCTTGGAGCTCCATCAGCTGCTGCTGGCCGCTGACCTCTGGCGCTGCCTGGGCCGCACGGTCACCCGCTACCTGGAGCGCCTCGGGGACTGCATCAGCGTCCACTTCTGCCAGGTGGGCGCGCCGGAGCTCGTGGAGCTGGTGTACCTGCTCGGCGAGGGCCGCAGGTGCTCGTCGTCCCTGCTCCAGCCCTTGGAGTACATGCTGGTCAAGCACCTGGACAAGCTCCACCCGGAGGAAGTGGGCGCGTTGTGCCTGGGCCTATTCAAGGCGCAGTGCGGGCTGAGTGGTGGGGCGGTGCGGAGGCTGGTGGACCGGGCGCTCGGCGTGGTCGGGGAGATGAGCGACTTTGCGCTGGTGAACGTCATGAAGCTGCTGCGTTTCAGCCACCTGGACCATGTGGCATGGCTGGAGGCCATGGGCACCGAGATCCCCCGCCGCGCCCCGAGGATGGGCGTCCAGGGCCTGATGCACGTGGTGCTCGCCTGCTCGGCACTGCACTACCGCGACAGCCGCATCCTCCTGCCCGTTGCCAAGCGCGTGCCGGACATCGCGCCCCACTGCCGCAGCAAGGACGCCTGTAAGATGCTGTGGGCGTTCGGCACACTGGGCCTCCACCCGAGACAATGCCCTGGACTCTACGCAACTCTCACCGAGGTGCTGCGCCAACGCGAGGCCGATTTCCAGCGCTACCCCGAGCACCTGCTGACCGCCCTGCTGGGCCTGGCTTTCGCCGGACAGTTCCCACACGACCTGCTCGCACTGGCCCTGAGCCCCGAGTTTGTGAGCCGGGCATCGGCGTCGCAGCGGATGGAGCTGCGGATGGACCTGTTCACATTGGACGGCACCGTGGGCCTGGAGCTGCCCCAGTGGACGGGCCCGCGTCTGGGCGGTTCCGTGCGGGACGAGGTGACCCGGCTGCTGTGGGACTTCGCCCGTGAGGACGTGTGCCGCAAGCCCGAGGTGTTGGAGGCGGAGGCCGCGCTGCAGGAGCTGCTCGGGGGAGAGCGTTTCATCCGCAAGCACATGATCCTCCCGCACACGCGCTCCATCGACCTCGAGGTGCGTCTGGACCCGCAGGGCCAGCCGCTGCCGGTCGtctcggaggaggaggaggagagccgaGGCGACGCTGATCTTCCTCACTCCTCTGTCGATAGGTACTTGGATCAGGGCCACAGTGGGGTGACGCTGACTGACGACCTGCTGGCCCAGCTGACCAACAGGCGCAAACCTACGACACAAGCGCCCCCGCCGTCGCCGCCTCCGCTACTGCGCAACGTGGAGCCGGAAGGCGAGCACGAAGGAGTGTTCAGCGTCGGGGTGGACCTGACGGACGGCCTCCTGGGCTCTCTGACCAAACCCCGCCCCCAGACGCGGCAGAGATTAGAGCGGACGATCTTGCAGATCGCCGTACAGGTGTCCAACAGGAACCACTACGGCTACCGGTCACAGCAACTCCTAGGCCTCCATGCCCTGAAGCGCAGACAGTTGGCTCTTGCAGGGTACCATGTTGTGGAACTTCCTTACTGGGAGTGGTTTCCACTACTGCGTCGCTCACGCACAGAGAAACTGGCCTATCTGCACTGCAAAATATTTGGGAGTCTGAAAGAATAA